A region from the Salvia splendens isolate huo1 chromosome 15, SspV2, whole genome shotgun sequence genome encodes:
- the LOC121767543 gene encoding uncharacterized protein LOC121767543, with translation MRPELVRFSPRLVRRWIFQDICISISDQISGSIYSSGLVSIGIGAMPQTLEIGADNIEPVRSQIPIQVPSSYISIGDGPQTLKTTAFLQSLVLWPATDGTFQLCKRKNFCLSQIEELCANPIVFEATEIISRAVISAGITNRVDTDEWNPSTDTHLPRLITSLEML, from the exons ATGAG GCCAGAATTGGTCCGCTTCTCCCCCCGCTTAGTGAGGAGGTGGATTTTCCAGGATATTTGCATCTCTATTTCTGACCAAATAAGTGGTAGCATTTACTCATCTGGCCTTGTTAGCATTGGAATTGGTGCTATGCCCCAGACACTGGAAATTGGCGCTGACAATATAGAACCAGTTAGATCCCAGATTCCCATACAAG TTCCTTCATCTTACATTTCAATTGGCGATGGTCCACAAACTCTGAAAACGACAGCATTCCTTCAGTCTCTCGTGCTTTGGCCAGCTACTGATGGAACCTTCCAGTTATGCAAAA GAAAGAATTTCTGTTTGAGTCAGATTGAAGAGTTGTGTGCCAATCCTATTGTATTTGAGGCCACTGAGATCATTTCTAGAGCAGTCATTTCAGCTG GAATCACAAACAGAGTTGACACCGATGAATGGAATCCATCCACTGATACACATCTTCCTCGATTGATAACCTCTCTGGAAATGTTGTGA